ATGGGCCGGCGAGGTCTCCCAGGACTTCCGGTTCGTGCTGAAGGCCCCGCGGCGCATCACGCACGACCGCAAGCTCGCCGGCGTGGAAGATTCTGTCGCTTTCCTGATGGAGGCCTCGGCAACGCTCGGTGAGAAGCGCGGGCCCTTCCTGTTCCAGCTCCCACCCACGTTCAAGAAGGACACGCCGCGGCTGGCCGACTTCCTCGCGCGCCTTGGTCCGATCCCCGCGGCGTTCGAGTTTCGGCACTCGAGCTGGTTCGAAGACGAGATCTATGACGTGCTGAGATCTCACGCCGTGACGCTTTGCCTGGCCGAGACCGACGAGGGAGATCCACCTCCGCGGGTCGCGACGGCCTCGTGGGGATACCTGCGATTGCGGCGAGTCGATTACGGCGACGACGAGCTGATGGCATGGCTCGGCTGGATCCGCGAGCAGGGCTGGGAATCGGCCTACGTGTTCTTCAAGCACGAGGACGAAGGCCACGCTCCGCGGCTCGCGGCGCGTCTGCTGGAGCTGGCCGGCTGACCACGAACCCGGCCGCCCCCGTGCTGCGCCGCGTGCTCACGCTGCGTGACGTGGTGCTCTTCTACGTCGTCGCCATCGTCGGTTTGCGGTGGCTCTCGATGGCCGCGGCGGCGGGGCCGAGCGCGCTCGTGATCTGGCTCATCGCCGCGGTCGCGCTCTTCCTCCCGCTCGCCTTTGCCACCATCGAGCTGGCCGCGCGCCACCCGGAAGAGGGCGGGATCTACGTGTGGGTGCGGCATGCCTTCGGGGATTTCGCCGGTTTCATGACCGCGTGGCTCTACTGGGTCAGCAACCTGGTCTATCTCCCGGGCGCCCTCTACTTCCTGGCGGGCAACGCGCTCTTCATCGGCGGCGATCCGTGGCAGGGGCTTTCGGACAGTCCCGCGTATTACGTCGCGGTCTCGATGCTGGGCGTCACGATCGGCATCGGTCTCAACACGATCGGGCTCTCCGTGGGCAAGCGGCTCCACAATCTCGGCGGGCAAGCCACGTGGGTGACGGTGGCGGTGTTGTGCGCGATGGGCGGGATCGCGCTCGCGCGCTTCGGAAGCGCCACCGACTTCGGACACGGCGCGCTCCAGCCGAGCACGAGGCTCGCCGACATTTACTTCTGGAGCACGATCGCCTTCGCGTTCAGCGGATTCGAGGCCGCGTCGCTGATGGGCGAGGAGATCCACGATGCGCGCCGCATGGTGCCGCGCGCGGTGGTGATCGCGGGGATCGTCATCGTCGCCATCTACGTGCTCGGCACGACCGCCATCCTGGTCTCGCTGCCGTCGAGCGAGGTGGGGGGGATCCAGGGGATTCTCCAGGCGATCGAGAGCATCGCGCGCCGCGCGGGAATGCCCTGGCTCTCGCCGCTGGTCGCGCTGCTGGTGACGGTGGCGGCGCTCGGCGCCACCTCGGCGTGGCTCGCGGCCACGGCGCGGCTGATTTTCGTCACCGGCGTGGATCGCTACCTGCCGCCGGTGTTCGGACGCGTGCATCCCAAGTGGGGCACGCCGGTCGCGGCGCTGGTCGTGCAGGGCATCGGAGCGGTGTTCTTCGCCCTGCTCGGGCAGCTCGGCGCGAGCGTGAAGAGCGCTTACGACTTCCTGGTCAGCATGGGCGTCATCACCTATTTCATCCCGTACCTCTTCATGTTCGCGGCGCTGCTCAAGGCGCAGCGGGATCCTCTGCCCGCGGGCGCCAAGCGGGCTCCGGGAGGTAGGCCGATGGCGGTGCTGATGGCCATGCTCGGCATGGCGACACTCCTGATCTCGATCGTGCTCGCCGTGTTTCCCCCCGGCGAGGGAAGCTCCGGATCGATCCGGGTCCTCGTTGCGACGTTGCTGGTGACGGCGCTCGGTGTGGCGTTGTACCTTCGAGCGCTCCGGAGGCGTTCCGCTGGATTGTCTGGGAGGTCCTGATGCCGAAGTACATGCGGCACGTCCTGCTGCTCGCGATTTCAGCCGGCGCGTGGCTGACCGGCCTGGCCGCCGCAGCCACCCTCCCGGCGCCGCCCACGACCGCCACCGAGGTGGTGCGCGACACCCTGCACGGGATGGTCCTCGAGGATCCCTATCGCTGGCTCGAGGACCAGAAGTCGTCCAACACTCGCGCCTGGATCGATACCGAGAACCGCTACACCGACCAGGTGATGAAGACCGTTCCGGGGTAC
This Candidatus Eisenbacteria bacterium DNA region includes the following protein-coding sequences:
- a CDS encoding DUF72 domain-containing protein, with the translated sequence MKLRVGTSGYSYKEWVGSFYPPKHPAAKMLHFYAGRFGTVEINNTFYRMPTAEMLAKWAGEVSQDFRFVLKAPRRITHDRKLAGVEDSVAFLMEASATLGEKRGPFLFQLPPTFKKDTPRLADFLARLGPIPAAFEFRHSSWFEDEIYDVLRSHAVTLCLAETDEGDPPPRVATASWGYLRLRRVDYGDDELMAWLGWIREQGWESAYVFFKHEDEGHAPRLAARLLELAG
- a CDS encoding APC family permease, giving the protein MLRRVLTLRDVVLFYVVAIVGLRWLSMAAAAGPSALVIWLIAAVALFLPLAFATIELAARHPEEGGIYVWVRHAFGDFAGFMTAWLYWVSNLVYLPGALYFLAGNALFIGGDPWQGLSDSPAYYVAVSMLGVTIGIGLNTIGLSVGKRLHNLGGQATWVTVAVLCAMGGIALARFGSATDFGHGALQPSTRLADIYFWSTIAFAFSGFEAASLMGEEIHDARRMVPRAVVIAGIVIVAIYVLGTTAILVSLPSSEVGGIQGILQAIESIARRAGMPWLSPLVALLVTVAALGATSAWLAATARLIFVTGVDRYLPPVFGRVHPKWGTPVAALVVQGIGAVFFALLGQLGASVKSAYDFLVSMGVITYFIPYLFMFAALLKAQRDPLPAGAKRAPGGRPMAVLMAMLGMATLLISIVLAVFPPGEGSSGSIRVLVATLLVTALGVALYLRALRRRSAGLSGRS